In Fodinibius saliphilus, a genomic segment contains:
- a CDS encoding pyruvate dehydrogenase complex dihydrolipoamide acetyltransferase yields the protein MAIKVEMPKLSDTMEEGVIAKWNVEEGDEVKSGDIIAEVETDKATMEVEVFDAGTILKVLAEEGDAVPLGGLMAVIGEEGEDISDILKETESGQSAEDSSTAENADTAAEEQDDEAYDPVFNELDRNENGQTGDGRIKASPLARKMAEEQGISLAKVKGSGPHGRIIKRDIESYEPSQTAPVVTASREDKEHRVSQMRKTIARRLSESKFSSPHFYETIDIDMQPVWDARKQINEISDTKISFNDIVVKASATALRQHPDINSSWQGDKIIEHGDVNIAVAVGIDEGLVTPVIDNTDQKGLQQIAAEGRELIDKAKDRSLQPEEMEGSTFTVSNLGMFGIEEFTAIINPPNACILAVGAIREVPVVEDGEVVPGKRMKVTLSSDHRIVDGVSAAKFLNTLKGMLENPLGMVL from the coding sequence ATGGCAATTAAGGTTGAAATGCCCAAACTTAGCGATACAATGGAAGAAGGCGTTATTGCTAAGTGGAATGTAGAAGAAGGAGATGAAGTTAAATCCGGTGATATTATTGCTGAAGTGGAAACTGATAAGGCAACAATGGAAGTAGAAGTCTTTGATGCTGGTACAATTCTTAAAGTACTCGCTGAAGAAGGGGATGCTGTTCCGTTGGGTGGTCTTATGGCAGTTATCGGAGAGGAAGGCGAGGATATCAGTGATATTCTAAAAGAAACAGAGTCTGGGCAATCAGCTGAGGATAGTAGTACGGCAGAAAATGCTGATACAGCTGCTGAAGAACAGGATGATGAAGCTTATGATCCTGTATTTAATGAGTTGGATAGAAATGAAAACGGACAGACTGGTGATGGTCGTATCAAGGCGTCACCATTGGCTCGAAAGATGGCCGAAGAGCAAGGTATAAGTCTTGCAAAGGTGAAAGGCTCTGGCCCCCATGGGCGTATTATAAAACGAGATATTGAATCGTATGAGCCTTCCCAAACTGCACCTGTTGTTACTGCTTCAAGGGAAGATAAGGAACATCGTGTTAGTCAAATGCGTAAAACAATTGCACGACGTCTTTCTGAGAGCAAATTCAGCAGCCCGCATTTTTACGAAACTATTGATATCGATATGCAGCCGGTTTGGGATGCGCGGAAGCAGATTAATGAGATTAGTGATACTAAGATCAGTTTCAACGATATTGTTGTGAAAGCATCTGCTACGGCTCTGCGGCAACATCCGGATATTAATAGTTCTTGGCAGGGAGATAAAATCATTGAACATGGTGACGTAAATATTGCGGTTGCTGTAGGTATCGATGAAGGATTGGTAACCCCGGTAATTGATAATACAGACCAGAAAGGGTTACAACAGATCGCTGCCGAAGGACGAGAGCTTATTGATAAAGCCAAAGACCGCAGTTTACAGCCCGAAGAGATGGAAGGCAGTACCTTTACTGTCAGTAACCTTGGTATGTTCGGAATTGAAGAATTTACTGCAATCATCAATCCTCCCAATGCCTGTATTTTAGCGGTTGGAGCTATTCGTGAAGTCCCTGTGGTTGAAGACGGAGAAGTAGTTCCCGGAAAACGTATGAAAGTTACGCTTTCCAGTGATCACCGTATTGTTGACGGTGTTAGTGCTGCTAAATTTTTAAACACATTAAAAGGTATGTTAGAGAAT
- a CDS encoding pyruvate dehydrogenase complex E1 component subunit beta, protein MAELQFREAIRAAIDEEMAQDEDIFVMGEEVAEYDGAYKVTEGLLDKYGSKRMIDTPISELGFAGIGVGAAMNGLRPIVEFMTFNFAVLAADQIINHASKVKYMTGGQVNVPIVFRGPNASAGQLSATHSVSYDAMYAHFPGLKVIYTSEPADAKGLLKSAIRDDNPVLFMESEQMYGLKGEVPEEDDFTIPIGKAKVKREGGDVTVVAHGKMYHVATQAAQKLAKDGGVEVEIIDPRTVKPLDIETIVKSIKKTNRCVIVDEAHPFGGLAAEVGYLIQREAFDYLDAPVQRVTLPDTNAPFAKNLFDEWLPSPDQVIDAINTVTYRK, encoded by the coding sequence ATGGCTGAGTTACAATTCAGAGAAGCAATACGGGCTGCAATCGATGAAGAGATGGCCCAGGATGAAGATATTTTTGTAATGGGTGAAGAAGTCGCCGAGTATGACGGAGCCTATAAAGTAACCGAAGGTCTGCTTGATAAATATGGATCGAAGCGGATGATTGATACCCCCATTTCGGAGCTTGGCTTTGCCGGTATTGGGGTAGGAGCTGCAATGAATGGGCTGCGACCTATCGTGGAATTTATGACCTTTAACTTTGCAGTGCTAGCAGCTGATCAGATTATCAACCATGCTTCAAAAGTAAAATATATGACGGGCGGGCAAGTTAATGTCCCGATCGTCTTTCGTGGTCCCAATGCTTCTGCGGGGCAGTTAAGTGCTACACACTCTGTTTCCTATGATGCAATGTATGCACATTTTCCTGGGCTCAAAGTAATTTATACTTCCGAGCCGGCTGATGCCAAAGGATTACTAAAATCTGCAATACGAGATGATAATCCTGTGTTATTTATGGAGTCGGAACAGATGTATGGGCTAAAAGGGGAAGTACCTGAAGAAGACGATTTTACGATTCCTATCGGAAAAGCAAAGGTGAAGCGTGAAGGTGGCGACGTTACGGTGGTTGCTCATGGTAAAATGTATCATGTTGCCACACAAGCAGCCCAGAAATTAGCTAAGGATGGGGGGGTGGAAGTCGAAATTATTGATCCCCGTACGGTGAAGCCGCTGGACATAGAAACGATTGTTAAGTCGATTAAAAAGACCAACCGCTGTGTAATTGTTGATGAAGCACATCCATTTGGTGGATTGGCTGCCGAGGTCGGGTATTTAATACAGCGCGAAGCTTTTGACTATCTGGATGCCCCTGTACAGCGGGTTACCCTTCCGGACACAAATGCCCCTTTTGCTAAGAATCTATTTGATGAGTGGTTACCCAGTCCGGATCAGGTTATCGATGCAATTAATACTGTTACTTATCGCAAGTAA